In the genome of bacterium, the window GCGACCTGCCGCCCGTCGGCGGCGACGATCTCGCCGCGGCAGAGCAGGTAGCGGCGCCGGTCCTCGACGATCTCGCCGCGCGCATGGATCTCTTCGCCGGGCGCGGCGGGCGCGAGGAACCGCACGTTCATCTCGCCGGTGACGCAGAAGCGCCCGCTGCCCTCGATGGCCGCCCAGGCCATCACCTCGTCGAGGACGGTGCAGAGGATCCCCCCGTGCGCCGCGCCGGGGAAGCCCATGGCGTAGGCGGGCACGGTGAAGCGCGTCTCGACGCGCCCGTCGGCCGCGTACAGGTCGAGCTGCAGCCCGCGCGGGTTGGCCTTGCCGCAGGCCATGCAGCCGGGGTAGCCGCTGAGCTTCCTCATCGCGTGGCAAGCATAGTCACGGCGCGGGCGGCGCGCAACGGTCGGGACGCCACGTGACCGGCCCGCCGCCTTGCGTTCGCGCCAGCGGACGGGGACAATAACCGCCGCAGCGAGGCGACAGCCATTCCAGCGTGGAGGTGTGACCATGGCAGCGAAGCGGCAGATCAGGAAGGTCGGCATGCTCTTCTCGGGCGGTCCCGCGCCGGCGGCGAACGCGGTGATCTCGGCGGCGGCGCTCTCGTTCCTCGACGCTGGCGCCGAGGTGATCGGCTTTCTCGACGGCTACACGAACCTCGAGGGCTACGACCCGGCAAAGCCGCTGGTCGAGGGGAAGCATTACCTGCGGCTCACGCGCGATCTGGTCGCCGGCATCCGCAACGAGGGAGCCATCATCCTGCGCACCGCGCGCGCCAACCCGGGGAAGGCCGTCACGTCGATGGCCGACCTCGCCGACTCGGCGAAGAACGCGAAGCTGGTCGCGGCGCACCGCGCGCTTGCCGACCTCGGCTGCGACGCGCTGATCTCGCTCGGCGGCGACGACACGCTCAAGACGGCCAACTTCATGTACCTGCTGCCGCAGCACGTGGCCGGCCTCAGGGAGATCGCGGTCGTGCACCTGCCCAAGACGATCGACAACGACTACTTCGGTATCGACTGGACCTTCGGGCACATCACGGCCGCCGACTTCGCCGCCCGCGAGGTGCGGCAGATCCGCGCCGACTCGCGCTCGATGAGCACCTGGTGGGTCCTCGAGATCATGGGCCGCAAGGCCGGCTGGCTGACCTACGCCGCGGCGATCGGCGGCGAGGCCTGCCGCATGCTCAGCGTCGAGGATTTCCCGCAGGTCTTCGACCCGGCGGTCGCCGCGCAGGGGGTCGTCGACCTGATCCTCGCGCGCGCCGCCGACGGCCGCAGGCACGGGGTGATCTGCATCGCCGAGGGGCTCGCCGACCACGTGCCGGAGGCGCTGCGCCCGAAGGAGGTCGACGAGCACGGCAACCCGGTGCTCGCCGAGGTGGAGATCGGCCGGCTCTTCGCCGCCGAGATCGAGAAGGCGCACCTCGCGCGCACCGGCAGGAAGCTCAAGGTGCGCTCGAAGCAGATCGGCTACGAGACGCGCTGCGCGCAGCCGCTGGTGTTCGACGTGCTGCTCGGTAGCCAGCTGGGCGTCGGCGCCTACCGGGCCATGGTCGAGGAGGGACTCTCGGGCGTGATGGTCAGCGTCGAGGGGCAGCTCAAGCTCGTCTACCGACCCTTCGACACCCTGGTCGACGCGAAGACCATGAAGACGAAGCTGCGCTTCATCGAGCCGGGGAGCGATTTCCAGCGGCTCGGGCGGGCGCTCGAATACCGTCCGGTGAAGTAGGGCGCGAGAGGGAGGACATCCTGTGTGTGAGGAGAAGCTGCTACAGGACAAGGTCGCGATCGTCACCGGCGCGAGCCGCGGGATCGGGGCGGAAACGGCGAAGCTGCTCGCCGCCAACGGGGCGAAGGTCGCCGTGAACTATCACATGAGCCGCGAGCGCGCCGAGCAG includes:
- a CDS encoding PaaI family thioesterase, which encodes MRKLSGYPGCMACGKANPRGLQLDLYAADGRVETRFTVPAYAMGFPGAAHGGILCTVLDEVMAWAAIEGSGRFCVTGEMNVRFLAPAAPGEEIHARGEIVEDRRRYLLCRGEIVAADGRQVAKAEGKFFRVSPERQAAMEERWRQDAAAAHASADR
- a CDS encoding 6-phosphofructokinase, whose amino-acid sequence is MAAKRQIRKVGMLFSGGPAPAANAVISAAALSFLDAGAEVIGFLDGYTNLEGYDPAKPLVEGKHYLRLTRDLVAGIRNEGAIILRTARANPGKAVTSMADLADSAKNAKLVAAHRALADLGCDALISLGGDDTLKTANFMYLLPQHVAGLREIAVVHLPKTIDNDYFGIDWTFGHITAADFAAREVRQIRADSRSMSTWWVLEIMGRKAGWLTYAAAIGGEACRMLSVEDFPQVFDPAVAAQGVVDLILARAADGRRHGVICIAEGLADHVPEALRPKEVDEHGNPVLAEVEIGRLFAAEIEKAHLARTGRKLKVRSKQIGYETRCAQPLVFDVLLGSQLGVGAYRAMVEEGLSGVMVSVEGQLKLVYRPFDTLVDAKTMKTKLRFIEPGSDFQRLGRALEYRPVK